In Sorghum bicolor cultivar BTx623 chromosome 10, Sorghum_bicolor_NCBIv3, whole genome shotgun sequence, one genomic interval encodes:
- the LOC8083310 gene encoding uncharacterized protein LOC8083310 translates to MCNGRECGRERTFRASLHDARLEPEQAAASACRRDAKAEEAETVATLRAKGRARTAAGELEREREREWRQREAEIERTEKLMHLLLWGPN, encoded by the coding sequence ATGTGCAACGGGCGGGAGTGCGGGCGGGAGCGCACGTTCCGCGCCTCCCTGCACGACGCGAGGCTGGAGCCGGAGCAGGCGGCGGCGTCTGCGTGCCGGCGCGACGCCAAGGCGGAGGAGGCCGAGACGGTGGCGACGTTGCGGGCCAAGGGACGCGCGCGGACGGCGGCGGGGGAGCTCGAGCGCGAGCGGGAGCGAGAGTGGAGGCAGCGGGAGGCGGAGATCGAGAGGACGGAGAAGCTCATGCACCTGCTCCTCTGGGGACCCAACTGA